The segment TTCAAATCCTGTCCCCGCTACTGACGCCGCAGGCCCGGTGGATTCATTTCCACCGGGCCTGCGGCTTTTGTGCGTGTGGTTCATCCGTGGACCGGTGGCGGCGGGGCCGTGTAGTGGACGGCCGGGCCCGTGCGGGGCGGGGGCAGCCGGGCCAGGTCGGGGTGGAGCAGGAGCTCGTCGTCGTAGTCGCTGCTGTTCTGGTGGCGGAACGGGAGCGGCTCGGTGGTGGGAAGTGTGCGCAGGCGCTCGCGCAGGCGGCTGGCGGCGGTCGCGTAGGCGGTCGGGGTGGTGCGGTCCGCGCCGGGGATCAGAAGGGGCGGGACGACGGACATCCCCGTGTACCAGAGGGTGCCGTGCTGGAGGGGGAAGAGGAGGTCGTTGAGGTCCCCGTTGACGCCGCGCGGGCCGAGGGTGGCGGCGCGGGCGCCGGCGGTGGTGATGACCATGGCCCGTTTGCCGGTGAGTCTGCCGTCGCCGTAGCGCTGGGGGCGGCCGGTGGCCGGGTCGGTGAGGCCGAAGGCGAAGCCCTTGACGAAGACGCGGTCGAACCAGCCCTTGAGGATGGCCGGCATGCCGTACCACCAGAGGGGGAACTGGACGATCAAGGTGTCGGCCCAGTCGAGCTTGTCCTGTTCGGCGCGGATCTCGGGGGCCAAGTGGCCGTCCGTATAGGCGCGTTCGGAGGCCGCGCCGATGAGCAGGCGGCCGGCCGGGTCGTGGCCGTAGTCGGCGGCGTCGACCACCGGGTTCCACTTCATGGCGTAGAGGTCGGAGACGCGGTGCTGGTGGCCCTGGGCGTCGAGGGCGCGGAGGCCCTCGTCCTTGAGGGCGCCGCTCAGGGAACGCTGGTCGGGGTGGGCGAACAGCCAGAGGACCTTCATGCCCTCCACTCTCCGTGGGGGCGGGGAGCCGGACGAGTGGCCCGATGGCCATAGTGTGCAAGGATCGGGCCATGGGTGTAGTGGAGAGCGGAAGCCGTAGCGGGGGTAGTGGTGGGGCCGGGCCGGTGCGGGCCGTGCCGGGGAGCGGGCGGCGGCATCGGGTGGCGGTGCTGGTGCGGGACGGGATGCTGCCGATCGAGGTGGGCATCGTGCACCGGATCTTCGGGGAGGCCCGGTCGGCGGCCGGGGAGCCTCTGTACGAGCTGGTCACCTGCGCGTTGGAGCCCGGTGAGGTGCGAACGGACACGGACTTCACGGTGAATGTCGCGCACGGGCCGGAGGCTCTGGAGGAGGCCGACACCGTCGTCGTACCGGCGTCCGGGACGGACTACGACCTGGGGGCGGAGCGGAGCGCCGGGCGGCTGAGTCCGGCGATGGCCGGTGCGCTGGGCCGGATCCGGCCCGGGGCCCGGATCGCGTCCATCTGCACGGGCGCGTTCGTGCTGGCCGCGGCCGGGCTGCTGGACGGGCGGCGGGCGACCACCCACTGGCGGTCGGTGGAGCACTTCCGCCAGTTGTTCCCGGCCGTCGACCTGGACGCGGATGTGCTGTACACGGACGAGGGCGAGGTGCTGACGGCGGCCGGGGTCGCCTCCGGGATCGATCTGTGTCTGCACATGGTCCGGTGCGATCACGGGGCGGCGGTGGCCAACGATGTGGCGCGGCGGACGGTCGTGCCGCCACACCGGGAGGGCGGGCAGGCGCAGTACATCCGGCGGCCGATGCCGGAGCCGCAGATCTCGTCCACCGGGGTGGCGCGGGCCTGGGCGCTGGAGCACCTGGACCGGCCGCTGAGCCTGCGGGAGCTGGCGGCGCGGGAGTCGATGAGCGTACGGACCTTCACCCGGCGGTTCCGGGAGGAGGTCGGTATCTCGCCGCTCCAGTGGCTGACGCAGCAACGGATCGAACGGGCCCGGCAGTTGCTGGAGGAGACCGAGCTGACGGTGGACCGGATCGCGGCCGAGGCGGGCTTCGGGACGGCGGCCTCGCTGCGGCAGCATCTCCAGTCGGCGCTGGGGGTGTCGCCGCGGGCGTATCGGAGCACGTTTCGGGGGCCGGGGAGTGGGGGCGGGCTGGTGGCTTGAGGGGGAGTCGGTGGGGTGAGGGGGCGGCCTGAGGGGAGTCGGTGGGCTGAGGGGCAGGTGAGGGGCGCGGGCCGGGTGGGTGCGGGGCCGCGCGTGAGGGTGCAGGCCGGGGTGCGGGCGTGCGGGCGTGCGGGGCCCGGGGGCGACGGCGGGCGGGTGGCGTTGTCAGTGGGTGGTCGTACGCTGGCGGTGTGTGGCGATGTACGGGACCGCGCTGGTCGGGCGGCGGGCCGGGGGCGGGGCCGGCGGGGCGGTTCGGGCAGCGGCTCGGCTGGTATTGCGCCGAGCGGGGCGAGGCGCGGGTGAGCCTGCTCCCCGCGGGCAAGCGGCTGGCCTTCGCCGCGCGGGGCGAGCGGTGGTGTCTGGGGGTGTGGCGGGCCGGCCGCTGGATCGTGTGCCCGTACGGTGCGGTGCTCGACGGGGCGAGTGCCAGGGATCAGTGTGCGCGGTGCGCCCAGTTGGACCGGTCGCGTTCGGTGGCCGCGGACACCATGGCCGACGATCCGCGGCCGTACGGCGTCTACCTCGCGTACTTCGGTCCCGGGCTGCTCAAGGTGGGGATCACGGCCGCCGAGCGCGGCCCGGCCCGGCTGGTGGAGCAGGGGGCGGTGGCGTACGCATGGCTGGGGCGGGGGCCGTTGATGGCGGCGCGGCGGGCGGAGGCACTGCTGGGGAGTGCGCTGGCGGTGCCCGACCGGTTCACGAAGGCGGCCAAGCGGGCGGCGCGCGGGGCGCTGCCCCCGGTACCGGAGCGGGCCGCCGAGCTCGCTCAACTGCACCGCACAGCACGGGAGTTGGCGGGCTGGCCGGAGACGCTGGAGCCGGTGGAATTCGCCTGTACTGACCATTCGGAGCTGTTCGGCCTGGACCGGATTCCGGGTGAGGTGGCCGAGCTGGGCGGGATGACGGCCGGGGCGGAGATCGTGGGGGAGGTGCTGACCGGGGTGGGGGCCGATGTGTATCTGCGGTTGGCGGGGGCGGGGGATGTGGCCGGGGAGAGGGGCGGAGCCGGGGGTGAGGGCCGGGGCGCGCACGGGGGCGGGAAGCGGGCGGGCGCCGGTGGGTTCGGTGGGGGTGCGGGGCCGGGTGCAGGTGCTGAGGCGGGTGTGGTTGCGGTGATGGATGCGCGGCTGTTGTCCGGGTGGGTCCTGGGGGCTGCTGCGGGGCGGGTGACGACGGTGCCGGTGCGGGCCGTGGGGCGCGGGGTGGGAGAACGGGAGCGGGAGGGAGCGAGAGGGCAGGAGGGGTTGTTCTGAGGAAGTGGGGGCGTTTAGATGCTGCGTGCAGGTAGATGCGCAGAGGGATGTGCGTGCAGGTAAATGTGTGCGGTGGATGCAGGCTGGTGGCTCAGCGGGCCGAGGGGCCACGGGGCCGTGCCGTGCCGGTCGGGGCCGTGAGCGAGGCCGTAGGGGCGAGGCCGTAGTGGGTCGCCCGTAAGGGAGGGGCCCGGCGTGGCGGACGGGGATGAGCGGGTCGGCGCGTTCTGGCGGGAGTTGGGGCTGCCGGGGCTGATCGATGTGCATACGCACTTCATGCCCGAGCGGGTGATGGCGAAGGTCTGGGCGTACTTCGACGCGGCCGGGCCGCTGGTGGGGCGGGCGTGGCCGATCACGTACCGGTTCGAGGAGGACGAGCGGCTGGCGGTGCTGCGCGGCTTCGGCGTACGCGCCTTCACCTCGATGATCTATCCGCACAAGCCGGGGATGGCGCGGTGGCTGAACGGCTGGGCGGCCGACTTCGCGTCCCGTACGCCGGACTGTCTGCGGACCGCGACGTTCTTCCCGGAGGACGGTGCAGCGGAGTATGTGCGCGCCGAACTGGCCGACGGGGCACGGGTTTTCAAGGCGCATGTGCAGGTGGGCGGGTATGACCCGGCCGATGCGCTGCTCGACCCGGTGTGGGGAGCCCTCGCGGAGGCCGGGGTGCCGGTCGTCATCCACTGCGGCTCGGGCCCGGCGCCGGGCAAGCACACCGGGCCCGAGCCGATCGCACGGCTGCTGGCCCGCCACGCCCGGCTGCGGCTGATCATCGCGCACATGGGGATGCCGGAGTACACCGACTTCCTTGACCTCGCGCAGCGCTATCCGGGCGTGCATCTCGATACGACCATGGCGTTCACGGACTTCGCCGAACGGATCGCGCCGTTCCCCCGCCCGGAACGCGGCCGGCTCCGGGACCTCGGCGAACGGGTGCTGTTCGGCAGCGACTTCCCCAACATCCCCTACGGGTACGCACATGCGCTGGAGGTGCTCACCGGGCTGGAGCTCGGGGAGGACTGGCTGCGCGGGGTCTGTTACGGGAACGCGGCGCGGTTGTTCGGCGTGTGAGGGGGATGGAGGGCGGTGTGGGCTGCCGGCTTCATGGTGTGGTGAGCGGGGCGGTGGCGGTGGCTGTGGCTGTGGCTGTGGCTGTGGTCGCGGCTTCGGCCAGCTGAGCCATGGCCAGGCCCAGATCGGTGAGGGTGGCCGCGTCCTTCACCTGTTCCGTGGTGGGGTCGACCTTCGGTCCGATGGCGGGGATTTCGCGGCAGGCCGCCGTCACGACCTCGCCGGACATCATGCGCAGGACCTCGCGCAGCTGGGCGTTGGCGTGGTCACCGCCGGTGGGGAATGGCGAGGCAGTGATCACCGCGACCGGTTTGCCGCCACATTCGCCGCTGCTGACCAGCCAGTCGAGGGCGTTCTTGAGGACGCCCGGGACTCCGTGCGCGTATTCGGGGCTGACGACGAGCAGGGCGTCGGCGGTCGCGGCGGCGGTGCGCAGGGCGGCGACCGGGACCGGGGGCGTGGCGTCCTCGCCGTCCAGGTCGGGGTTGAAGTGCGGGAGCGCGCCGATGTCCGCGGTGGTGGCCGGTCCGTCCCAGAAGGTGAGTGCGGAGCGCAGCACCGCACCGTTGGAGGAGCGCGCACGCAGACTGCCGGAGAGGGCGAGGAGTCTCATGGGGCGACGGTACGCGGTCGGGGTGGGGTGGGGCGCGCGGCCCGGGGCAAGGAAAGTGCTGGTCAGGGTGATTGTCAGTGGCAGGTGCGATGCTTAAGAAGTGGTGATCGACCTGGACCGCGCGGGGGGCGGCCCAGGTCGGTTACGGCCGTCGGGCGCGGGGGACGGTCCGGCTCGGGCGGCGGCGAAGTACGGGGCGGGGGCGGCCGGTTCAGGGGCCCGGGCGCTGGAGGGCTGCCGTTGGCGGCAGATGGTGGACAGCTATTCCGACCCCGGCCGAGCGAGTTCCGTCGGCGTCACTCTCATTTCCTTGACCGAGCCTCACCGAGGAATTCAACTCTCCACCGAATTCCTCCGTGGCGTCTTTCTTGCCGCACCGGACAGGCGCAGTGAAAACAGGCGAAGGCTGAATTGAAGTGAGCTTCAAGAAGTCCGCCCCGGCGCCCCGCGCGCTCACGCAGCCGCTACGGAAGCCGCTGCCTAATCCGCTTCCGTAGCCGAAGAAGGACCCCAAGGGGCCCTAGGTGTCGCCCGATCGAGCGTGCGGCCCTTGGGGTATGCACAGGCTCCGCTGATCCCGCTCACAGAAACCCCTCCTAATGTTTTCCACGTCGAAGCCGAAAGGCGAGACATCAGAAAAGAAACAACTGAAAGAGAATCGCCATGAGCATCCGCAAGGTCCTTCCGGTCAAGCCCGCCTGCAAGCACGAGGAGAAGAGGAACCGGCACCGGCACCCGAAGCCGGCGCACAAGAAGCACCAGCGCCGTCGCCCGATCGGTTTCTGAGCCACAGACCGGAGGCGGGCCCGTGGCACTGTGCCGCGGGCCCGCTTCGGCCATGTCCGAGCCCGGCACGCCTCCGGCAGCCGGACGATGCCAGAGCGGAAGAGACAGCGACCGTGACCTCGACAGTGCCCTCGGTGCCCACCGCACGCACAGGGCCCACAGCGCCCACAGCGCCCACAGCGCCCACAGGGCTCAGCCACGGCGACTCGCCGACGACGCAGCTGCGGGCGGTCGGAGCCGAGTCCGCCCCCGGCCACGGGGGCAGCAGGGGCCGCGAGGGCGAGCCGGCCGCCCCGCACCTGCCGGCGCGCGTGGCCTTCCGCCGCTTCTGGCCGCTGGCGCGGGGCGACCGCCGCTGGCTGGTGCTGATCTGCCTCTGTGTGGTCGCCGCCGCGCTCGCCGAGACGGCCGCGATCCTGCTGTTCTCGAACCTGACGGACCATGCCCTGCAGCAGGGCTCGCTCAGCGCCTTCTGGTCTCCCGCCGGACAGTGGTTCGCCGTGGCGGTCCTCGGTGCGACAGTCGGGTACACCGGCAACTCGCTCGCGGTGTGGACCGCCGAGCGCTTCGTCCTTCGCCTGCGCGCCCGCGTCTTCGGCCATGTCCAGGACCTGCCGCCGCACTTCTTCCAGCGCCACCGCCAGGGAGACCTGGTCGAGCGCCTCACCGGGGACGTCGAGGCCATCGAGCAGATGGTGGTCTCCGGGGTTGTGGGAACCGTGTCCGCCCTGTTCAGCACGGTCTTCTTCGCCACCGCCGCCTTCTGGCTGCGCTGGGACCTGGCGCTGGCCACCTTCGTGCTGGCGCCGCTGTTCTGGCTGGCCGCCCGGCGCTTCTCCGGCCGGATCAAGGCCGTCGCGCGGGAGGAGCGCGTCGCCGACGGCGCGATCACCTCGGTGGTCGAGGAGTCGCTGGGCAACATCGTGCTCACCCAGGCCTACAACCGGAAGGCCGCCGAGGAGAAGCGGCTGCGCCGGGAAGCGGGCGCCTGGATGCGCGCGTCGGTGGCCGGGGCGCGGATGAGCGAGCTGTACGAGCAGCTGGTCCAGGTCATCGAGACGCTGTGCGTCCTCGCCGTCATCGGGCTCGGCGCCTGGGAGATCTCCCAGGACCGGATGACCATCGGCCAGCTCCTGGCCTTCGCCGCCTTCCTCGGCTACCTCTACCCGCCGATCCGCAACCTCGGACAGCTCGGCCTCACCCTCACCGCCGCGACCGCGGGCGCCGAGCGGCTGCTGGACATCCTCGACGCCGAGCCCGCCGTGGCCGACCCGCCGCCGGGAGCGGCCGTCGCGCCCTGGCGGGTGCACGGCACGGTGGAGTTCGACCAGGTGGGCTTCCGCTACCCGGGCGCCGAGAAGCGCACCCTGGCCGGGGTCGCGCTCACCGCCGGCCCCGGGGAGTTCGTGCTGATCACCGGCGCGAGCGGGGCGGGCAAGTCGACCGTGTCGAAGCTGCTGCTGCGCTTCTACGACCCCGCCGAAGGCTCCGTACGCCTGGACGGGGTGCCGCTGCACTCCATGCCCCTCGCCTTCCTCCGCGAGAACGTCACGCTCCTGCCGCAGGAGACGCTCATCCTGCACGGCACCCTCCGCGAGAACATCGCCTGCGGGCGGCCGGGAGCCACGGACCACGAGATCGTCCAGGCTGCCCGGGACGCGGCGGCCCACGACTTCATCACCGCCCTCCCCGAGGGCTACGACACCCGGATCGACCCGCACACCGCGCAGCTGTCCGGCGGCCAGTTGCAGCGTGTGGCGATCGCCCGCGCCATGCTGCGGAACGCGCCCGTCCTGGTCCTGGACGAGCCCACCACCGGTCTTGACGCGCTGTCCGCGCGGCAGGTGATCGGACCGCTCAGGCGGCTGATGTCCGGCCGTACGACGATCACGATCACGCACGATCTGAACCTGGCGCCGGACGCCGACCGCATCCTCGTCCTCGACCACGGGCGGGTGGTGGAGAACGGGACGCACCGGGAACTGCTGGCCTGGGGCGGGGCGTACGCGCGGCTGCACGGCTCACAGAACGGCACGGGAGTCTCCGGCTCAGGTCACTAGTGGCGCGCGGCCGGCGGAGGGGGCAGGAGTGGGGCCCCGGGGGAGGGAGAGCGGCATGGGGGATTCTCAGGAGATTCACAGGAAGGCGCAAGGGAGCTCTCACGGGGGCGGGCCAAGCTCCGTGGCATGACCGTGACTTCCTCGTCCTCAGCGTCGTTTCGTCTGCCGGCTCCGGCGTCGTCCTCCAGAGGTGCGCCGGGGAAGCAGCCGGAGCTGTTGCGGGCCGACGGGAGCCCCGTGCGGGTGCTGGTCGTGGACGATGAGTCCTCGCTCGCCGATCTGCTGTCGCTCGCGCTGCGCTACGAGGGCTGGGACATCCGCGCGGAGGGGGACGGCGCCGGTGCGCTGCGCTGTGCCCGTAGCTGGCGGCCGGACGCGGTGCTGCTCGATGTCATGCTGCCGGACAT is part of the Streptomyces platensis genome and harbors:
- a CDS encoding DUF2797 domain-containing protein, whose amino-acid sequence is MWRCTGPRWSGGGPGAGPAGRFGQRLGWYCAERGEARVSLLPAGKRLAFAARGERWCLGVWRAGRWIVCPYGAVLDGASARDQCARCAQLDRSRSVAADTMADDPRPYGVYLAYFGPGLLKVGITAAERGPARLVEQGAVAYAWLGRGPLMAARRAEALLGSALAVPDRFTKAAKRAARGALPPVPERAAELAQLHRTARELAGWPETLEPVEFACTDHSELFGLDRIPGEVAELGGMTAGAEIVGEVLTGVGADVYLRLAGAGDVAGERGGAGGEGRGAHGGGKRAGAGGFGGGAGPGAGAEAGVVAVMDARLLSGWVLGAAAGRVTTVPVRAVGRGVGEREREGARGQEGLF
- a CDS encoding NAD(P)H-dependent oxidoreductase, producing MKVLWLFAHPDQRSLSGALKDEGLRALDAQGHQHRVSDLYAMKWNPVVDAADYGHDPAGRLLIGAASERAYTDGHLAPEIRAEQDKLDWADTLIVQFPLWWYGMPAILKGWFDRVFVKGFAFGLTDPATGRPQRYGDGRLTGKRAMVITTAGARAATLGPRGVNGDLNDLLFPLQHGTLWYTGMSVVPPLLIPGADRTTPTAYATAASRLRERLRTLPTTEPLPFRHQNSSDYDDELLLHPDLARLPPPRTGPAVHYTAPPPPVHG
- a CDS encoding ABC transporter ATP-binding protein, which gives rise to MPARVAFRRFWPLARGDRRWLVLICLCVVAAALAETAAILLFSNLTDHALQQGSLSAFWSPAGQWFAVAVLGATVGYTGNSLAVWTAERFVLRLRARVFGHVQDLPPHFFQRHRQGDLVERLTGDVEAIEQMVVSGVVGTVSALFSTVFFATAAFWLRWDLALATFVLAPLFWLAARRFSGRIKAVAREERVADGAITSVVEESLGNIVLTQAYNRKAAEEKRLRREAGAWMRASVAGARMSELYEQLVQVIETLCVLAVIGLGAWEISQDRMTIGQLLAFAAFLGYLYPPIRNLGQLGLTLTAATAGAERLLDILDAEPAVADPPPGAAVAPWRVHGTVEFDQVGFRYPGAEKRTLAGVALTAGPGEFVLITGASGAGKSTVSKLLLRFYDPAEGSVRLDGVPLHSMPLAFLRENVTLLPQETLILHGTLRENIACGRPGATDHEIVQAARDAAAHDFITALPEGYDTRIDPHTAQLSGGQLQRVAIARAMLRNAPVLVLDEPTTGLDALSARQVIGPLRRLMSGRTTITITHDLNLAPDADRILVLDHGRVVENGTHRELLAWGGAYARLHGSQNGTGVSGSGH
- a CDS encoding helix-turn-helix domain-containing protein, whose translation is MAIVCKDRAMGVVESGSRSGGSGGAGPVRAVPGSGRRHRVAVLVRDGMLPIEVGIVHRIFGEARSAAGEPLYELVTCALEPGEVRTDTDFTVNVAHGPEALEEADTVVVPASGTDYDLGAERSAGRLSPAMAGALGRIRPGARIASICTGAFVLAAAGLLDGRRATTHWRSVEHFRQLFPAVDLDADVLYTDEGEVLTAAGVASGIDLCLHMVRCDHGAAVANDVARRTVVPPHREGGQAQYIRRPMPEPQISSTGVARAWALEHLDRPLSLRELAARESMSVRTFTRRFREEVGISPLQWLTQQRIERARQLLEETELTVDRIAAEAGFGTAASLRQHLQSALGVSPRAYRSTFRGPGSGGGLVA
- a CDS encoding NADPH-dependent FMN reductase; protein product: MRLLALSGSLRARSSNGAVLRSALTFWDGPATTADIGALPHFNPDLDGEDATPPVPVAALRTAAATADALLVVSPEYAHGVPGVLKNALDWLVSSGECGGKPVAVITASPFPTGGDHANAQLREVLRMMSGEVVTAACREIPAIGPKVDPTTEQVKDAATLTDLGLAMAQLAEAATTATATATATATAPLTTP
- a CDS encoding amidohydrolase family protein codes for the protein MADGDERVGAFWRELGLPGLIDVHTHFMPERVMAKVWAYFDAAGPLVGRAWPITYRFEEDERLAVLRGFGVRAFTSMIYPHKPGMARWLNGWAADFASRTPDCLRTATFFPEDGAAEYVRAELADGARVFKAHVQVGGYDPADALLDPVWGALAEAGVPVVIHCGSGPAPGKHTGPEPIARLLARHARLRLIIAHMGMPEYTDFLDLAQRYPGVHLDTTMAFTDFAERIAPFPRPERGRLRDLGERVLFGSDFPNIPYGYAHALEVLTGLELGEDWLRGVCYGNAARLFGV